One window of Fibrobacter sp. UWEL genomic DNA carries:
- a CDS encoding EamA family transporter: MLFLLLTIGPAFLFACGNILEKSGVSTVGKKTGGVSNPWQFLKGVLSNGYWWLGIGCSGLATLGYYIAMARYDLSQVQPMMVLNPVLTALMGFVILKEVLTRRIVVAICFVVAGLLYSVESLGGVTSVQNISMLWIYAGVVCGITLLVHLFGRDREIADSLIMGVGFGISAAFYKSLAMDFDLDHISFSSVGNLLLDFRTLGYIATYGIAFLYSQISFSRGRALFIIPFSAAVGAAVPTIAGAVVFSETFPLGKIISVILVLSGSALFVVRRPRRKGKKRKKSSNL, encoded by the coding sequence ATGCTTTTCCTTCTTCTCACCATCGGTCCTGCGTTTCTGTTTGCTTGCGGAAACATCCTGGAAAAATCCGGGGTGTCCACCGTGGGTAAGAAAACGGGAGGCGTTTCCAACCCCTGGCAGTTCCTGAAGGGTGTTCTATCCAATGGCTACTGGTGGCTGGGAATTGGCTGTTCTGGTCTTGCAACCTTAGGGTACTATATTGCTATGGCCCGCTATGACTTGAGCCAAGTGCAACCCATGATGGTGCTGAATCCGGTTCTCACCGCCTTGATGGGCTTTGTGATTCTGAAGGAAGTTTTGACCCGCCGCATTGTGGTGGCCATCTGTTTTGTGGTGGCAGGACTTCTTTATTCTGTGGAATCCCTGGGTGGGGTGACTAGCGTTCAGAATATTTCCATGCTCTGGATATATGCCGGCGTTGTTTGTGGAATTACCCTTCTGGTTCACCTGTTTGGCCGTGACCGCGAAATTGCAGATTCCCTGATTATGGGCGTAGGCTTCGGTATTTCTGCCGCGTTCTATAAGAGCCTGGCCATGGATTTTGACCTGGATCATATATCCTTCTCGTCTGTGGGAAATCTATTGCTGGACTTTAGAACACTAGGTTATATCGCTACCTATGGCATCGCCTTTCTTTATTCCCAGATTTCTTTTTCCAGAGGCCGAGCCCTCTTCATTATTCCCTTCAGTGCTGCTGTCGGGGCCGCTGTTCCCACTATCGCGGGGGCTGTGGTTTTCTCGGAAACATTCCCATTGGGTAAAATTATTTCCGTGATTTTAGTACTGTCTGGGTCTGCTCTGTTTGTGGTCCGCAGACCTCGCAGAAAGGGTAAAAAGAGGAAAAAATCCTCCAACTTGTAG